One Nitrospina watsonii DNA segment encodes these proteins:
- a CDS encoding UDP-N-acetylmuramoyl-L-alanyl-D-glutamate--2,6-diaminopimelate ligase — protein sequence MNQKLAKLINGFPLQNLVGTLDREIGSIAYDSRKVEPSALFVAMPGLHHDGSRFIDDALQKGAGAYITESSVEDLMEQGIGGQNATGIHVTDARHALAWVAARFYGDPSHHMELTAITGTNGKTTLTYLLESIYKANDEPSGVIGSINYRYADTLRPAPMTTPEALEINRMLAEMWAAGIQRGVMEVSSHSLALKRVRELKFAIGVFTNFSRDHLDYHKTLDHYKKSKKSLFLDCTVGKQVINIDDDVGRELAAELPQVTLTTGIDQSADVTAENLKIGPDGVQFRLKTPYGATEIKSMLLGRHNVYNILSAAAVGVIQGITLDTIARGVRELARVPGRFEKVDEDQNFIVAVDYAHTDDALVNALKAARTVTTNRVLVVFGCGGDRDATKRPVMGKIAVELADFAVITSDNPRTEDPNHIIDQICAGIPDEIDPEGRYMVLPDRRAAIGFAINKAEPGDLVLIAGKGHEDYQIIGKEKIHFDDREEAVAALQQRFNVNG from the coding sequence ATGAACCAGAAACTCGCCAAATTGATCAACGGATTTCCCCTGCAGAATCTGGTGGGGACGCTGGACCGCGAGATCGGCTCGATCGCCTACGACTCGCGCAAGGTCGAGCCGAGCGCGCTGTTTGTGGCCATGCCGGGGCTGCATCACGACGGCAGCCGGTTCATCGACGACGCGTTACAGAAAGGCGCTGGCGCCTACATCACCGAATCCAGTGTCGAAGACTTGATGGAGCAGGGCATCGGCGGCCAGAACGCCACCGGTATTCACGTCACCGACGCGCGCCACGCCCTCGCCTGGGTGGCGGCGCGGTTTTACGGCGATCCGTCACACCACATGGAACTCACCGCCATCACCGGCACCAACGGCAAAACCACGCTCACCTACCTGCTGGAAAGCATTTACAAGGCGAACGACGAACCCAGCGGCGTCATCGGTTCCATCAACTACCGCTACGCCGACACCCTGCGCCCGGCGCCGATGACCACGCCGGAAGCTCTTGAGATCAATCGCATGCTGGCGGAAATGTGGGCGGCAGGCATTCAACGCGGCGTCATGGAAGTGTCGTCGCATTCCCTCGCCCTGAAACGCGTGCGCGAACTCAAATTCGCCATCGGCGTGTTCACCAATTTCTCGCGCGACCACCTCGACTATCACAAGACGCTCGACCACTACAAAAAAAGCAAGAAGAGCCTGTTCCTGGACTGCACCGTCGGCAAACAGGTGATCAACATCGACGACGACGTCGGCCGCGAACTCGCCGCCGAGCTGCCACAGGTCACGTTGACAACGGGCATCGATCAGTCGGCGGACGTCACTGCGGAAAATTTGAAGATCGGACCCGACGGCGTGCAGTTCAGGTTGAAAACGCCTTATGGCGCCACAGAAATCAAGTCGATGCTGCTGGGCCGCCACAACGTGTACAACATCCTGTCGGCAGCTGCCGTGGGAGTCATCCAGGGCATCACTCTCGACACCATCGCCCGCGGCGTGCGCGAACTCGCCCGGGTGCCGGGCCGTTTCGAAAAGGTGGATGAAGATCAGAATTTCATCGTGGCCGTGGATTACGCGCACACCGACGATGCGCTCGTCAACGCGCTCAAGGCCGCGCGCACGGTGACGACCAACCGGGTGCTGGTCGTGTTCGGCTGCGGCGGCGACCGCGACGCCACCAAGCGTCCGGTCATGGGAAAGATCGCCGTGGAACTGGCCGACTTCGCCGTCATCACCTCGGACAACCCGCGTACGGAAGACCCGAACCACATCATCGACCAGATCTGCGCCGGCATCCCCGACGAGATCGACCCGGAAGGCCGCTACATGGTGCTGCCGGACCGGCGCGCCGCCATCGGCTTCGCCATCAACAAGGCCGAGCCCGGCGACCTGGTGCTGATCGCGGGCAAGGGGCATGAGGATTACCAGATCATCGGTAAGGAAAAAATTCACTTCGACGACCGCGAAGAAGCCGTCGCCGCGTTGCAACAAAGGTTCAATGTGAA
- a CDS encoding peptidoglycan D,D-transpeptidase FtsI family protein has product MRRIKKNSPQSLYSALKGRMTVVSVLIVGFGLALAGRLVHLQIFQHDDLLSQSRKQYVRTVEIATGRGHIFDRNRSLLATNLDVESVYIDPREIFDPVATATTLARTLNLDPKDVLEKVQSKKHFVWIKRKGRLDEIARLHQLDLPGVGFIKESKRFYPRRQLAASTLGFVGLDNQGLAGIEHEQHSLLKGKLRRKVVEKDARGRYLQTGLGEDPLGQRNRDLVLTIDEVIQFYAEQELEKQVRASQAKSGLVIVMDPNDGGIYALASYPGFNPNNFAAFPRTLWGNPAVSNAYEPGSIFKPIVVAAALEEGIARPNDIFFCENGNYEVGGVHIGEAANHKFGWLTLQKIISKSSNIGAIKVAEKLGENRFHEYIRNFGFGSRLGIDLPGETAGTVRDLSQWSGLSLASISFGHEISVSPMQMTAAMAAIANGGLLLKPHLTHAMLKDGEMVAQPERQVIRRVLTRHTSRQMIDMLKQVVKNGTGKQAAIPGFEVAGKTGTAQKIDPETHTYSTSAYLASFIGFVPADAPRLVILVMIDEPQKSYWGGEVAAPVFQRLAEKTLRYLHIPSSKERVFVLDRT; this is encoded by the coding sequence ATGCGCCGCATCAAAAAAAATTCACCGCAATCCCTGTACTCCGCCCTGAAGGGACGCATGACCGTGGTCTCGGTTCTGATCGTCGGCTTCGGCCTGGCGCTGGCGGGGCGGCTGGTGCATTTGCAGATCTTCCAGCACGACGACCTGCTTTCGCAGTCCCGCAAACAATACGTGCGGACGGTGGAAATCGCCACCGGCCGGGGCCATATTTTTGATAGAAACCGCAGCCTGCTGGCCACCAATCTCGACGTCGAGTCCGTTTACATCGATCCCCGCGAAATCTTCGATCCGGTAGCAACCGCCACCACCCTGGCCCGCACCCTGAACCTGGACCCGAAAGACGTGCTGGAAAAAGTACAGTCCAAAAAACACTTCGTCTGGATCAAGCGCAAGGGCCGTCTCGATGAGATCGCCCGGTTGCACCAGCTCGATCTGCCCGGCGTCGGCTTCATTAAAGAGAGCAAACGGTTTTACCCGCGCCGCCAGCTGGCCGCCAGCACGCTGGGGTTCGTCGGCCTCGACAATCAGGGTCTGGCCGGCATCGAGCACGAACAGCACTCTCTATTGAAAGGCAAGCTGCGCCGCAAGGTGGTGGAAAAGGACGCGCGGGGCCGTTACCTGCAAACCGGGCTGGGTGAAGACCCGCTGGGCCAGCGCAATCGCGACCTGGTCCTGACCATCGACGAAGTCATTCAGTTTTACGCCGAGCAGGAGCTGGAAAAACAGGTGCGCGCGTCGCAGGCCAAAAGCGGCCTGGTCATCGTCATGGACCCCAACGACGGCGGCATCTATGCCCTGGCCTCGTACCCGGGATTCAACCCCAACAACTTCGCCGCGTTTCCGCGCACGCTGTGGGGCAACCCCGCCGTGTCCAACGCCTATGAGCCGGGTTCGATCTTCAAGCCCATCGTTGTCGCCGCGGCGCTGGAAGAAGGCATCGCCCGCCCCAACGACATTTTCTTCTGCGAAAACGGCAACTACGAAGTCGGCGGCGTCCACATCGGTGAAGCCGCCAACCACAAGTTCGGCTGGCTGACGTTGCAGAAAATCATTTCCAAATCCAGCAACATCGGGGCCATCAAGGTCGCGGAAAAACTGGGTGAGAACCGTTTCCACGAATACATCCGCAACTTCGGCTTCGGCAGCCGGTTAGGCATCGATCTCCCCGGCGAAACCGCAGGCACGGTGCGCGATCTGTCGCAGTGGTCGGGGTTGTCTTTGGCGTCCATTTCCTTCGGCCACGAGATTTCGGTATCGCCCATGCAGATGACCGCCGCCATGGCCGCCATCGCCAACGGCGGCCTGCTGCTGAAACCGCACCTCACCCACGCCATGCTGAAAGACGGCGAGATGGTGGCGCAACCGGAACGGCAGGTCATCCGCCGCGTGCTGACCCGCCACACCAGCCGCCAGATGATCGACATGCTGAAGCAGGTGGTCAAAAACGGCACCGGCAAACAGGCGGCCATTCCCGGATTCGAGGTGGCAGGCAAAACCGGCACCGCACAGAAGATCGATCCTGAAACGCACACGTATTCCACCTCCGCCTACCTGGCCTCGTTCATCGGCTTTGTGCCGGCAGACGCGCCCCGGCTGGTGATCCTGGTGATGATCGACGAACCGCAGAAATCGTACTGGGGCGGAGAGGTGGCAGCGCCGGTGTTCCAGCGCCTCGCGGAAAAAACCCTGCGCTACCTGCACATTCCATCCAGCAAGGAGCGTGTTTTTGTTCTGGACCGGACATGA
- a CDS encoding cell division protein FtsL, with product MSDQRPWLRWARNQIHLSPAEFRVVVIVLTLFLFGALFYVWPNVRMVKLSYEFQAQQRLHTQLLREHTLLKLERDSLLSLDRVQYLAEHRLGMQHPQPEQIVTIFVK from the coding sequence ATGTCTGATCAACGCCCGTGGCTGAGGTGGGCCCGCAACCAGATTCACCTGTCGCCCGCGGAGTTCCGCGTGGTCGTCATCGTGCTGACGCTGTTTTTATTCGGAGCGCTGTTCTATGTCTGGCCCAACGTGCGCATGGTCAAGCTGTCGTACGAGTTCCAGGCCCAGCAACGCCTTCACACCCAGCTGCTCCGCGAACACACCCTTCTCAAGTTGGAACGGGACAGCCTGCTGTCTCTGGACCGGGTCCAGTACCTGGCCGAACACCGGTTGGGAATGCAACACCCCCAGCCGGAACAGATCGTCACGATCTTCGTAAAGTAG